From a region of the Hymenobacter jejuensis genome:
- the trpD gene encoding anthranilate phosphoribosyltransferase, with amino-acid sequence MKTILTTLFDQQTLTRDEAREAMLQLGQGAANAAETAAFLAVYRMRPITVSELAGFRDALLDLSRDPQLGTHEVLDIVGTGGDGKDTFNISTLACFVAAGAGYKVAKHGNIGVSSICGSSNILAHFGYDFEASSDTLRHQLDRANICFLHAPAFHPAMRHAGPIRRELGVRTFFNILGPLVNPARPAAQLAGVFSLELLRLYQYLFQQTATRYAVVHALDGYDELSLTGEAKIGSAAGERLVTAETLGLPAYAPEELAGGNTVAESADLFLGVLEGRATPAQRDVVTANAALGLQCINPDFSFAEALDAARESLDSGKAREAFRLLLA; translated from the coding sequence TTGAAAACGATCCTCACCACGCTTTTTGACCAGCAAACCCTGACCCGCGACGAAGCGCGCGAGGCTATGTTGCAGTTGGGCCAGGGGGCGGCCAATGCGGCAGAAACGGCGGCTTTTCTGGCTGTGTATCGGATGCGCCCGATTACGGTATCGGAGCTGGCGGGCTTCCGCGATGCGTTGCTGGATTTGTCGCGCGACCCGCAGCTGGGCACCCACGAAGTGCTCGACATCGTCGGGACGGGTGGCGACGGCAAGGACACGTTCAACATCTCGACGCTGGCCTGCTTTGTGGCAGCTGGGGCGGGCTATAAAGTGGCCAAGCACGGCAACATCGGCGTCTCGTCAATTTGCGGCTCGTCGAATATCCTGGCGCATTTCGGCTACGATTTCGAAGCCTCCTCTGATACGTTGCGCCACCAGCTCGACCGTGCCAACATCTGCTTTCTGCACGCGCCGGCTTTTCATCCGGCCATGCGCCATGCCGGGCCAATCCGGCGGGAATTGGGCGTGCGGACGTTCTTCAACATTCTGGGTCCGCTGGTGAATCCGGCGCGGCCAGCCGCCCAACTAGCCGGCGTGTTTAGCTTGGAGCTGCTGCGGCTCTATCAGTATTTGTTTCAGCAAACAGCTACGCGCTACGCCGTAGTGCATGCCTTAGACGGCTACGACGAACTCTCCCTGACCGGCGAGGCCAAAATTGGGTCGGCGGCCGGCGAGCGCTTGGTTACGGCCGAAACGCTGGGCTTGCCAGCCTATGCCCCCGAAGAATTGGCGGGCGGCAATACCGTAGCCGAATCGGCCGATTTGTTTTTGGGCGTGCTGGAAGGCCGGGCCACGCCGGCCCAGCGCGACGTTGTCACGGCCAATGCCGCCCTTGGGCTACAATGCATCAATCCTGATTTCTCATTTGCCGAAGCTTTGGACGCGGCCCGCGAGTCGCTGGACTCCGGCAAGGCCCGCGAAGCGTTTCGTTTGTTGCTTGCCTAA
- a CDS encoding anthranilate synthase component II, translated as MKILVLDNYDSFTYNLVQLLRELGYGDNVDVVRNDKIDLDAVEQYDAIMLSPGPGVPSEAGLMPEVIRRFAPTKRILGVCLGHQGIAESFGAQLYNLPAVLHGIATDADIITSEDRLFQGLPQQFRVGRYHSWVVSPDTFPEELEITARDANGQVLALRHRQYDVRGVQFHPESILTEHGHQMLKNWLEGED; from the coding sequence ATGAAAATTCTCGTTCTCGATAACTACGATTCCTTCACCTACAACCTCGTGCAGTTGCTGCGCGAGCTCGGATACGGCGACAATGTTGATGTGGTGCGCAACGACAAAATTGACCTCGATGCAGTGGAGCAGTACGATGCCATCATGCTGTCGCCTGGCCCCGGAGTGCCTTCCGAAGCGGGCCTGATGCCAGAAGTAATCCGTCGGTTTGCGCCCACCAAACGCATTTTGGGCGTGTGTCTTGGTCACCAGGGAATTGCCGAAAGCTTTGGGGCTCAGTTGTATAACCTGCCGGCCGTGCTGCACGGCATCGCCACCGACGCCGATATCATTACCAGCGAAGACCGGCTTTTTCAGGGCTTGCCGCAGCAATTTCGGGTCGGCCGCTATCATTCGTGGGTGGTTTCGCCGGATACATTTCCGGAGGAGCTTGAAATCACGGCTCGCGACGCCAACGGTCAAGTGCTGGCCCTGCGTCACCGCCAATACGACGTGCGCGGTGTGCAATTTCACCCCGAATCCATCCTCACCGAACACGGCCACCAGATGCTGAAAAACTGGCTGGAAGGAGAAGATTAA
- a CDS encoding anthranilate synthase component I family protein encodes MKEFSLKTRHVRLLADTVTPVGLYLRLRDRYSNCLLLESSDYHGQQNAFSYLAFDPLASFEVSRGELRLKLPDDTFETETLAEPRLALERLREFAGSFRTEKQEYDFITGGLFGYIGYEAVQYFEDLTLNQEKEAAGQIPDIIYGTYRYVIAINHFRNELFVFEHTLENEPVDHDGLKRLVNLIRNPSLPEFGFATEGEETTNQTDEEFLKVLAAGQQHCRRGDVFQIVLSRRFAQGFVGDEFNVYRALRSINPSPYLFYFDYGNFKIFGSSPETQLLIKGREASLFPIAGTFRRTGHDVEDAALAQKLAADPKEKAEHTMLVDLARNDLARHGDQVKVKVFQEIQYYSHVIHLVSHVAATLAANATSLQVVADTFPAGTLSGAPKHRAMQLIDGLEPTGRGYYGGCLGYLGFNGDFNHAIMIRSFLSTGNQLYYQAGAGVVAASDINSELNEVHHKLAALRKALHEAESVGAKITTADVAAGQGANQ; translated from the coding sequence ATGAAAGAATTTTCGCTCAAAACCCGCCACGTTCGCTTGCTTGCCGACACGGTTACGCCCGTGGGTCTGTACCTGCGTTTGCGCGATCGGTATTCCAACTGCCTGTTGTTGGAAAGCTCTGATTATCACGGCCAACAGAATGCTTTTTCTTACCTGGCCTTCGACCCGCTGGCGAGTTTTGAAGTGAGCCGGGGCGAGTTGCGCTTGAAACTACCCGACGATACGTTTGAAACCGAAACGCTGGCCGAGCCACGTTTGGCGCTGGAGCGGTTGCGCGAGTTTGCAGGCAGCTTCCGCACCGAAAAGCAGGAGTATGACTTCATCACCGGCGGCTTGTTTGGCTACATTGGCTACGAAGCGGTGCAGTATTTCGAGGATCTGACGCTGAACCAAGAGAAAGAAGCGGCCGGTCAGATTCCGGATATTATCTACGGCACGTACCGTTACGTCATCGCTATCAACCACTTCCGCAACGAGCTGTTTGTGTTTGAGCACACGCTGGAAAACGAGCCTGTCGACCATGACGGCCTGAAGCGATTGGTCAACCTGATCCGCAACCCTAGCCTACCGGAGTTTGGGTTTGCCACCGAAGGGGAGGAGACTACCAACCAAACCGACGAGGAGTTTCTGAAAGTATTGGCCGCTGGCCAGCAGCATTGCCGCCGCGGCGACGTGTTTCAGATCGTGTTGTCGCGCCGCTTTGCGCAAGGGTTTGTGGGCGACGAATTCAACGTGTACCGGGCGCTGCGCTCGATCAACCCGTCGCCGTACCTGTTTTACTTCGACTACGGCAACTTCAAAATCTTCGGCTCGTCGCCCGAAACGCAGCTGTTAATTAAAGGCCGCGAAGCCAGCTTGTTCCCGATTGCCGGCACGTTTCGCCGCACTGGCCACGATGTAGAAGACGCCGCATTGGCCCAAAAGCTCGCCGCCGACCCCAAGGAAAAAGCAGAGCACACCATGCTCGTGGACCTCGCCCGCAATGACCTCGCCCGCCACGGCGACCAAGTAAAGGTGAAGGTGTTTCAGGAAATCCAATATTACTCGCACGTCATTCACTTGGTGAGCCATGTAGCCGCCACGCTGGCCGCCAACGCCACGTCGCTGCAAGTGGTGGCCGATACCTTTCCGGCCGGCACGCTCTCCGGGGCTCCAAAGCACCGCGCCATGCAACTCATTGACGGACTGGAACCTACGGGTCGTGGCTATTACGGTGGCTGCCTGGGCTATTTGGGCTTCAACGGCGACTTCAACCACGCCATCATGATTCGCTCGTTTCTGAGTACGGGCAACCAGCTTTATTACCAGGCCGGCGCCGGCGTAGTGGCGGCGTCAGATATCAATTCGGAACTCAACGAAGTGCACCACAAACTGGCCGCCCTACGCAAAGCCTTGCACGAAGCCGAATCGGTGGGAGCAAAAATCACGACGGCGGATGTGGCTGCCGGCCAAGGCGCGAACCAATAA
- a CDS encoding alpha/beta hydrolase-fold protein: MIIKALCKILNSCGLVGLVVLLQGVAVVALGQTTLKVTAVPANTPATAKIYVAGSFNNWNPAASALTKNADGSYQITLPAGSGTAEYKFTRGSWESVEVEADGKDVANRRFSYGSNAIIPQQIANWADMAGRKPPKQHTATANVAVVADSFRMPQLNRTRRIWIYLPNDYAAGTRRYPVLYVHDGQNVFDDFTSFSGEWGIDETLRQLQQTGQDQGTIVVAVDNGGSSRLDELSPWRNPQYGGGEGDRYVDFMAHTLKPYIDAHYRTLSGREFTGIAGSSMGGLISLYAALKYPAVYSKVGIFSPAFWFAKDSLFQFVASTKPAQTTSFYFVAATPESETMVPLMAALRDSLQKRGFPAANMTYRATPDGQHAEWFWKREFPAAYQWLYAPTAAGHPSVLAFSAYAGSNNDQLVMQLPESVRTARLELKDAQGRTVLKKRVHSNESIDLSKLAQGTYALRIRAGKLTGNQEYINY, from the coding sequence ATGATTATCAAAGCTTTGTGTAAAATCCTGAATTCGTGTGGCCTTGTTGGATTGGTGGTGCTTCTGCAAGGCGTGGCTGTGGTGGCCCTAGGTCAGACTACCCTAAAGGTCACGGCGGTGCCGGCCAATACGCCCGCTACGGCAAAGATTTATGTGGCTGGCTCCTTTAATAATTGGAACCCAGCGGCTTCGGCGCTCACCAAAAATGCCGACGGGAGTTATCAGATCACTCTGCCCGCTGGCTCTGGCACTGCCGAATACAAGTTTACGCGCGGCTCGTGGGAGTCGGTGGAAGTGGAGGCTGACGGCAAAGACGTCGCCAATCGGCGCTTTAGCTACGGCAGCAACGCCATTATACCTCAGCAGATCGCGAATTGGGCCGACATGGCAGGCCGCAAACCACCCAAGCAACACACGGCCACCGCCAATGTTGCGGTGGTAGCCGACAGCTTCCGCATGCCGCAACTCAACCGCACGCGCCGCATCTGGATCTATCTGCCCAACGATTACGCGGCCGGAACGCGCCGTTATCCGGTGCTGTATGTGCACGACGGGCAGAACGTATTCGACGATTTTACCTCGTTTAGCGGCGAATGGGGGATTGACGAAACGCTGCGGCAGTTGCAGCAAACCGGTCAGGACCAAGGCACTATCGTGGTGGCCGTGGATAACGGTGGGAGCTCCCGCCTCGATGAGCTCTCGCCGTGGCGTAACCCGCAGTACGGGGGCGGCGAGGGCGATCGATACGTCGATTTTATGGCCCATACCCTGAAACCGTACATCGATGCGCACTACCGTACGCTGTCGGGGCGGGAGTTTACGGGCATTGCCGGTTCGTCCATGGGCGGGCTAATATCTCTGTATGCCGCCCTGAAATACCCCGCAGTTTATAGCAAAGTGGGTATCTTCTCTCCAGCCTTTTGGTTTGCGAAAGATTCTCTGTTTCAATTTGTTGCCAGCACGAAGCCTGCACAGACGACCTCTTTTTATTTTGTGGCCGCCACGCCCGAAAGCGAAACAATGGTGCCGCTGATGGCTGCCCTGCGCGATTCGTTGCAGAAGCGGGGTTTCCCGGCCGCCAACATGACCTACCGGGCTACCCCCGACGGCCAGCACGCCGAATGGTTTTGGAAGCGCGAATTTCCCGCTGCTTATCAATGGTTGTACGCGCCGACCGCTGCCGGCCACCCGTCGGTTTTGGCGTTCAGCGCCTACGCAGGCAGTAATAACGATCAGTTAGTTATGCAGTTGCCCGAATCCGTGCGCACAGCCCGCCTAGAGCTTAAAGATGCGCAGGGGCGCACGGTGCTGAAAAAACGGGTGCACTCCAACGAAAGCATTGACCTCAGCAAGCTTGCCCAAGGAACGTATGCACTACGCATACGAGCCGGCAAGCTTACCGGGAATCAAGAATATATAAATTATTGA
- a CDS encoding SusC/RagA family TonB-linked outer membrane protein has product MKHPYLAKLLFLLLFLCTGVASAFAQTGTVSGRVVDEKNQGLPGVTVLVEGTTIGNSTNSDGTFSIQNVPAGPQTLAVSFVGYTTKRQPVTVVAGQNATVAIALAENTTLLNEAVVVGYGTQRRQDVTGSLTTVSSKDFVQGQVTNPEQLIQGKAAGVQITTGGGAPGAASTIRIRGGSSLNASNDPLIVIDGVPVDNTSVSGAANALSLINPNDIDTYTVLKDASATAIYGSRASNGVILITTKKGVSGEKLTVNVNSQTSLSRRYNSVPVLSADQFRSTVEQVAPNQVKLLGSSKTNWQDEIFRSAMTYDNTISLTGAVGKLPFRASYGNLEQQGILITNRLIRNTGSLSLNPVLLDNHLRVNMNVKGSWIDNNFADNGAVGSAIAFDPTQPVRSGNEGLGGYFEYLQNAGGAPQQNVPRNPLAQLNLTRDRSSVKRSIGNIQLDYSLHFLPDLHANLNLGYDITRGNGSKFVDPNAASTYFNVPLDPKNTTSRGGSFNQYSQDRNNKLLETYLNYTKQFGGNNRVELLAGYSYQDFVTKAPAYATYLADGAVFKAAATNPFRTQYTILSFYGRANVTINDRYVFTGTLRNDASSRFPSSNRNALFPAASLAWRIKEESFLKDNTTFSDLKLRVGYGITGQQDVVAAAGSDYPYIQRYTLNTPVSQYGFYDPKTGTFTYYTPYSPQGFNSNLKWEQTTTYNAGLDYGFLDGRLNGSVDVYYRKTKDLLAVIPIPLETNFTNQLVSNVGSLENKGVEFNLNAIPVQGEHWNWSINANATYNVNKILSLGPQVPGFKGIETNSGGSVSGGTGTTIGIYSVGAPSSSFYVYKQVYDTNGKPLQDVYADLNGDGVINTNDRYLYKQSAPKVILGFSSNASYDRLSLAFTLRSNLDNYVYNNVNSQNGNYQGILGSSNFLSNVTRDANHTQFTNTTQARYSSDYYIQNGSFLRMENVTLGYNVGKVFNDKGTLRLTAAVQNAFLITKYTGLDPEIFNGIDNNIYPRPRTFTFGLNLSL; this is encoded by the coding sequence ATGAAACACCCCTACTTAGCGAAACTATTGTTTCTGCTACTGTTCCTATGCACTGGCGTCGCTAGTGCTTTCGCCCAAACCGGCACGGTCAGTGGCCGGGTCGTGGACGAGAAGAACCAGGGTTTGCCCGGCGTAACTGTGCTAGTTGAAGGCACGACCATCGGCAACTCCACAAATTCTGATGGCACCTTCTCAATCCAAAATGTTCCGGCCGGACCGCAAACGTTAGCGGTATCGTTTGTGGGTTACACTACCAAACGCCAGCCGGTAACGGTAGTAGCCGGTCAAAATGCCACTGTTGCCATCGCGTTGGCCGAAAACACGACTCTGCTGAATGAAGCAGTAGTAGTAGGCTACGGCACGCAGCGGCGCCAGGACGTAACTGGCTCGCTTACAACAGTTTCCTCCAAGGACTTTGTACAGGGCCAGGTAACCAACCCCGAGCAGTTGATTCAGGGCAAAGCGGCGGGCGTGCAGATTACGACCGGCGGCGGTGCCCCAGGCGCAGCTTCTACCATCCGTATCCGGGGTGGCTCTTCGCTGAACGCCAGCAACGACCCGCTCATCGTAATCGACGGTGTGCCAGTTGATAACACCAGCGTGTCAGGTGCTGCCAACGCGCTGAGCCTTATCAACCCCAACGACATCGACACTTACACGGTGTTGAAAGACGCTTCGGCTACGGCTATCTATGGTTCGCGGGCTTCGAACGGCGTTATCCTGATCACTACCAAGAAAGGTGTCTCGGGCGAAAAGCTGACGGTTAACGTAAACTCACAAACGTCACTATCACGTCGTTACAACTCGGTGCCGGTACTATCGGCCGACCAGTTCCGCTCGACGGTAGAGCAGGTAGCACCTAATCAGGTGAAACTGCTGGGCTCTAGCAAAACCAACTGGCAGGACGAAATTTTCCGTTCGGCCATGACCTATGACAACACCATCAGCCTGACTGGCGCGGTTGGCAAACTGCCCTTCCGCGCTTCGTATGGCAACCTGGAGCAGCAAGGCATCCTGATCACCAACCGCCTCATTCGTAACACTGGTTCGCTGAGCCTGAACCCGGTGTTGCTCGACAACCACCTGCGCGTGAACATGAACGTGAAAGGCTCGTGGATCGACAACAACTTTGCTGATAACGGAGCCGTTGGCTCAGCTATCGCTTTCGACCCAACGCAGCCCGTGCGTAGCGGCAACGAAGGTTTGGGTGGCTACTTTGAGTATCTGCAGAACGCTGGTGGCGCGCCCCAACAAAACGTACCCCGCAACCCGCTAGCGCAGCTCAACCTGACCCGCGACCGCAGCTCGGTAAAGCGTAGCATCGGCAACATCCAGTTGGATTACAGCCTGCACTTCCTGCCTGATTTGCACGCCAACCTCAACTTGGGTTATGACATTACCCGCGGCAACGGCAGCAAGTTTGTCGATCCCAATGCAGCCAGCACGTACTTCAACGTGCCGCTTGACCCCAAAAACACTACCTCGCGTGGTGGCTCGTTCAACCAGTATTCGCAGGACCGCAACAACAAATTGCTGGAAACTTACCTGAACTACACCAAGCAGTTCGGCGGCAACAACCGCGTGGAACTGTTGGCTGGTTATTCGTATCAGGACTTCGTTACCAAAGCCCCTGCTTATGCCACTTACTTGGCCGATGGCGCAGTATTTAAGGCCGCAGCGACCAACCCTTTCCGCACGCAGTACACGATCCTGTCGTTCTACGGCCGGGCCAACGTAACAATCAACGACCGCTACGTATTCACGGGCACGTTGCGTAACGACGCTTCTTCGCGCTTCCCTTCCAGCAACCGCAATGCGCTATTCCCAGCTGCTTCGCTTGCCTGGCGCATCAAAGAAGAGTCTTTCCTGAAAGACAATACTACTTTCTCTGACCTGAAGCTGCGCGTAGGCTACGGCATCACGGGCCAGCAAGACGTAGTGGCCGCTGCCGGCAGCGATTACCCCTACATCCAGCGCTACACGCTGAACACGCCGGTTTCGCAGTACGGTTTCTACGACCCCAAAACCGGTACGTTCACCTATTACACTCCTTACTCGCCTCAGGGCTTCAACAGCAACCTGAAGTGGGAGCAAACGACTACTTACAACGCTGGCTTGGATTATGGCTTCTTGGACGGTCGCTTGAATGGCTCGGTTGACGTATACTATCGCAAGACCAAAGACCTGTTGGCAGTTATTCCAATTCCGTTGGAAACCAACTTCACCAACCAGCTGGTTTCTAACGTGGGCTCGCTCGAAAACAAAGGTGTCGAGTTTAACCTCAACGCTATCCCGGTTCAGGGCGAGCATTGGAACTGGAGCATCAACGCCAACGCCACGTACAACGTGAACAAGATCCTTTCGCTCGGACCGCAGGTACCCGGCTTCAAAGGCATCGAAACCAACAGCGGCGGCTCGGTATCGGGTGGTACCGGCACGACCATTGGCATTTACAGCGTAGGCGCTCCTTCGTCGTCGTTCTATGTCTACAAGCAAGTGTACGACACCAACGGCAAGCCTTTGCAGGATGTGTATGCTGACCTGAATGGCGACGGCGTAATCAACACCAACGACCGCTACCTCTACAAGCAGTCTGCTCCGAAGGTGATCCTGGGCTTCAGCTCCAACGCCAGCTACGACCGCTTGAGCCTCGCTTTCACGCTGCGCAGCAACCTCGACAACTACGTTTACAACAACGTAAACTCGCAAAACGGTAATTATCAGGGCATTCTGGGTTCCAGCAACTTCCTGTCCAACGTGACGCGTGACGCCAATCACACTCAGTTTACCAACACAACCCAGGCGCGTTACTCTTCTGACTACTACATCCAGAACGGTTCTTTCCTGCGTATGGAAAACGTAACGCTGGGATACAATGTGGGCAAGGTCTTTAACGACAAAGGCACCCTGCGCTTGACTGCTGCCGTTCAGAACGCATTTCTGATCACGAAATACACTGGCTTGGATCCGGAGATCTTCAACGGGATCGACAACAACATCTATCCACGGCCGCGCACCTTCACTTTCGGCTTGAACCTGAGCCTCTAG